One window from the genome of Streptomyces sp. WZ-12 encodes:
- a CDS encoding ATP-binding cassette domain-containing protein → MTRSNGATGATTAPTAPPAAPPRPTAISATGLTKTYGDKLVLDGIDLDIPEGTIFALLGPNGAGKTTAVQILSTLIPASAGQVRVAGHDMARDPDAVRTAIGVTGQFAALDNLLNARENLLLMADLHHLDRREGRRRAAELLRRFDLTDAAGKPVATYSGGMRRKLDLAMTLVGTPRVIFLDEPTTGLDPRSRRTMWEIIRSLVADDGVTIFLTTQYLEEADQLADRIAVLDQGRLVAEGTADALKRRIPGGHIRLRFADARALESAAALFDAVTPDHDALTLQIPGDDSLPAVRAVLDTLDAASVTAEALTVHTPDLDDVFLALTGRSQHGQRSPHAPHSPNAPMENAR, encoded by the coding sequence ATGACTCGTAGCAACGGGGCGACCGGGGCGACCACCGCCCCCACCGCGCCCCCCGCCGCCCCTCCCCGCCCCACGGCGATCTCGGCCACCGGACTGACCAAGACCTACGGGGACAAACTGGTCCTCGACGGCATCGACCTGGACATCCCCGAGGGCACGATCTTCGCCCTGCTCGGCCCCAACGGCGCCGGCAAGACCACCGCCGTCCAGATCCTCTCCACCCTCATCCCCGCCTCCGCCGGCCAGGTGCGCGTGGCGGGCCACGACATGGCCCGCGATCCCGATGCCGTACGCACCGCGATCGGCGTCACCGGCCAGTTCGCGGCGCTGGACAACCTCCTCAACGCCCGGGAGAACCTCCTCCTGATGGCGGACCTGCACCACCTCGACCGCCGCGAGGGCCGCCGGCGCGCCGCCGAACTGCTGCGCCGCTTCGACCTCACCGACGCGGCCGGCAAGCCCGTCGCCACCTACTCGGGCGGCATGCGGCGCAAGTTGGACCTCGCGATGACCCTGGTCGGCACCCCGCGCGTCATCTTCCTCGACGAGCCGACCACCGGACTCGATCCGCGCAGCCGGCGCACGATGTGGGAGATCATCCGCAGCCTGGTCGCCGACGACGGCGTCACCATCTTCCTGACCACGCAATATCTGGAGGAGGCCGACCAACTCGCCGACCGGATCGCCGTCCTGGACCAGGGCAGGCTGGTCGCGGAAGGCACCGCGGACGCGCTCAAGCGCCGCATTCCCGGCGGCCACATCCGCCTCCGGTTCGCCGACGCGCGGGCCCTGGAGTCGGCTGCCGCCCTCTTCGACGCGGTCACGCCGGACCATGACGCGCTCACCCTCCAGATCCCGGGCGACGACAGCCTCCCCGCCGTGCGCGCCGTGCTCGACACCCTGGACGCCGCCTCGGTCACGGCCGAGGCCCTCACCGTGCACACCCCCGACCTCGACGACGTCTTCCTCGCCCTCACCGGCCGATCCCAGCACGGACAGCGGTCACCGCACGCGCCTCACTCACCCAACGCCCCGATGGAGAACGCCCGATGA
- a CDS encoding bifunctional 5,10-methylenetetrahydrofolate dehydrogenase/5,10-methenyltetrahydrofolate cyclohydrolase, translated as MSQTTFPTARLMDGSALARRMVEEAAARAAELTARTGQAPCLATVLVGDDPASVTYVRMKRNRCAKAGIESRHVALPADTTTAALVDTLGELSADPGVHGILLQHPVGPHIDERAAFEAIAPEKDVDGVTAHSFAAMSLGMDGFASCTPGGIVRLLDHYGVELAGKHAVVVGRSAILGKPVGMLLLGRDATVAYCHSRTADLAAHTREADVLIAAVGRAGFLRGDQLKPGAVVVDAGYNPGNVGDVDFASAAAVADLITPVPGGVGPMTIATLLTQTVDAARRQLATV; from the coding sequence ATGTCGCAGACCACGTTCCCCACCGCCCGCCTGATGGACGGCAGCGCGCTCGCCCGCCGCATGGTCGAGGAGGCCGCCGCCCGCGCCGCGGAACTCACCGCGCGCACCGGCCAGGCCCCTTGTCTGGCCACCGTCCTCGTGGGCGACGACCCCGCGTCGGTCACCTACGTCCGGATGAAGCGCAACCGCTGCGCCAAGGCCGGCATCGAGTCGCGGCACGTTGCGCTGCCCGCCGACACCACCACCGCCGCGCTCGTCGACACCCTCGGCGAACTCTCCGCCGACCCCGGCGTGCACGGCATCCTGCTCCAGCATCCGGTCGGCCCGCACATCGACGAGCGCGCGGCCTTCGAGGCCATCGCCCCCGAGAAGGACGTCGACGGCGTCACCGCCCACTCCTTCGCCGCGATGAGCCTCGGCATGGACGGCTTCGCCTCCTGCACGCCCGGCGGCATCGTCCGCCTGCTGGACCACTACGGCGTCGAACTGGCCGGCAAGCACGCCGTGGTCGTCGGCCGCAGCGCCATCCTCGGCAAGCCGGTCGGCATGCTGTTGCTCGGCCGCGACGCCACCGTCGCCTACTGCCACTCCCGCACCGCCGACCTCGCCGCCCACACGAGGGAGGCCGATGTGCTGATCGCCGCGGTGGGCCGGGCCGGCTTCCTGCGCGGCGACCAGCTCAAGCCCGGGGCCGTCGTCGTCGACGCCGGCTACAACCCCGGCAACGTCGGCGACGTCGACTTCGCGTCGGCCGCCGCGGTCGCCGACCTGATCACCCCCGTGCCCGGTGGCGTGGGCCCGATGACCATCGCCACCCTCCTCACCCAGACCGTGGACGCGGCGAGGCGCCAACTGGCCACGGTCTGA
- a CDS encoding GNAT family N-acetyltransferase, translating into MQATTLLPRNPDLFTQGLERQSGAALLRFGAARPRPAGRINWSGDGAVAWLDEPRGHVWSVGEPAAAAGLVLRAAHQLPDTVREFTGPRGVEELLGRHLPVTDRIPWVFRWTLDEPPVHPAEGRVVMLDGTHHDELLAFLNVHSPDHSTGPGSADVSLWVGIRGADGRLVACGALSSLRDNGAPLMASVATDAAERGQGLGAALTSWLTRYAVRRHGFCTLWQLADNAPAERLYTRLGYHNEDPCVAARLIGH; encoded by the coding sequence ATGCAGGCGACGACCCTTCTTCCCCGGAACCCGGATCTGTTCACCCAGGGCCTGGAGCGGCAGTCCGGCGCCGCGCTGCTGCGCTTCGGCGCCGCGCGGCCGCGGCCGGCCGGTCGGATCAATTGGTCCGGTGACGGTGCGGTGGCGTGGCTCGACGAGCCGCGCGGCCATGTGTGGAGCGTCGGCGAACCGGCCGCCGCGGCCGGCCTCGTCCTCCGCGCGGCCCATCAACTCCCCGACACGGTGCGGGAGTTCACCGGACCGCGGGGCGTCGAAGAGCTGCTCGGCCGACACCTGCCGGTGACCGACCGGATCCCCTGGGTCTTCCGGTGGACGCTCGACGAGCCGCCGGTCCACCCGGCGGAGGGGCGGGTGGTCATGCTCGACGGGACGCACCACGACGAGCTGCTCGCCTTCCTCAACGTGCACAGCCCGGACCACTCGACGGGGCCCGGCTCCGCGGACGTCAGCCTCTGGGTCGGGATCCGCGGCGCGGACGGGCGCCTGGTGGCCTGCGGCGCCCTGAGCAGCCTGCGGGACAACGGCGCCCCGTTGATGGCGTCGGTCGCCACCGACGCGGCCGAGCGCGGCCAGGGCCTCGGCGCGGCCCTGACCTCGTGGCTGACCCGGTACGCGGTCCGCCGCCACGGCTTCTGCACCCTGTGGCAGTTGGCCGACAACGCCCCCGCCGAGCGGCTCTACACCCGCCTCGGCTACCACAACGAGGACCCCTGCGTGGCCGCACGGCTCATCGGCCACTGA
- a CDS encoding GNAT family N-acetyltransferase gives MSTTWTTRPERPEDIAAVRGINLAAFPTAEEADLVDALRADRDAWIDGLSLVSQAPDGSLAGHALLTRCHIDDRPALALAPCAVLPAHQRRGAGTAAIRAALDAARDEGEHLVVVLGHPDYYPRFGFVPASRFGIRAPFEVPDEALMALALDASRPVPSGVIRYPAPFGI, from the coding sequence ATGAGCACCACCTGGACCACCCGCCCCGAGAGGCCCGAGGACATCGCCGCGGTCCGCGGGATCAACCTCGCCGCGTTCCCCACCGCCGAGGAAGCGGATCTGGTCGACGCCCTGCGCGCGGACCGTGACGCCTGGATCGACGGCCTCTCGTTGGTTTCCCAGGCGCCCGACGGCAGCCTCGCCGGGCATGCCCTGCTCACCCGCTGCCACATTGACGACCGGCCGGCCCTGGCCCTGGCTCCGTGCGCGGTGCTGCCGGCGCATCAGCGCCGGGGCGCCGGGACGGCGGCCATCCGCGCCGCGCTCGATGCCGCCCGGGACGAGGGCGAGCACCTGGTCGTGGTCCTCGGCCACCCCGACTACTACCCCCGGTTCGGCTTCGTGCCCGCCTCGCGCTTCGGCATCCGGGCCCCGTTCGAGGTCCCCGACGAGGCGCTGATGGCCCTCGCCCTGGACGCGTCCCGCCCCGTGCCGAGCGGAGTGATCCGCTACCCGGCGCCCTTCGGTATCTGA
- a CDS encoding alcohol dehydrogenase catalytic domain-containing protein produces MSSYRVAQVGAVGAPFEIVEREVQRPGPGHVRIDVDACGICHSDAMFVGGALPGVRFPLVTGHEIAGRITEVGEHTDSRWKVGDRVAVGWFGGSCHHCTPCREGDFVVCEQLKVPGWAYDGGFGATVIAPADALARIPDGLAAADAGPMACAGVTTYNGLRRSAARPGDLVAVLGLGGLGHLGVQFAAAMGFETVAIARGADKADFAKQLGAHHYVDSTAGTPVAEALQSLGGARVVLATAANSAAISATVDGLTHRGELVVIGADVEPLAITPTQLLMQARVVRGHPSGTAQDVQDTMEFCVLQGIRPMIETMPLDHANEAYGKMLAGTARFRMVLTHTEAGRTR; encoded by the coding sequence ATGAGCAGTTACCGAGTCGCGCAGGTCGGCGCCGTCGGCGCGCCCTTCGAGATCGTCGAGCGTGAGGTGCAGCGGCCGGGACCGGGGCACGTCCGGATCGACGTGGACGCCTGCGGGATCTGTCACAGCGATGCGATGTTCGTCGGCGGCGCGCTGCCGGGCGTCCGGTTCCCGCTGGTCACCGGCCATGAGATCGCCGGGCGGATCACGGAGGTCGGCGAGCACACGGACAGCCGGTGGAAGGTCGGGGACCGGGTCGCGGTGGGCTGGTTCGGCGGTAGCTGCCACCACTGCACGCCCTGCCGGGAGGGCGACTTCGTCGTGTGCGAGCAACTGAAGGTGCCGGGCTGGGCCTACGACGGCGGGTTCGGCGCGACGGTGATCGCACCGGCCGACGCGCTGGCCCGGATACCCGACGGGCTGGCGGCGGCCGACGCCGGACCGATGGCCTGCGCGGGCGTGACCACGTACAACGGGCTGCGGCGCAGCGCGGCCCGGCCGGGCGATCTGGTCGCCGTGCTGGGCCTCGGCGGCCTGGGGCACCTCGGTGTGCAGTTCGCGGCCGCGATGGGCTTCGAGACGGTGGCGATCGCCCGCGGCGCCGACAAGGCGGACTTCGCCAAGCAACTCGGCGCGCACCACTACGTCGACAGCACCGCGGGCACCCCCGTCGCGGAGGCGCTCCAATCCCTCGGCGGCGCCCGGGTGGTGCTGGCCACGGCCGCCAACTCCGCCGCCATCTCCGCGACCGTGGACGGCCTGACGCACCGCGGCGAACTGGTGGTCATCGGCGCGGACGTCGAACCGCTGGCCATCACCCCGACCCAACTCCTCATGCAGGCCCGGGTCGTCCGCGGCCACCCGTCGGGCACCGCCCAGGACGTCCAGGACACCATGGAGTTCTGCGTTCTCCAGGGCATCCGCCCGATGATCGAGACGATGCCGCTGGACCACGCCAACGAGGCGTACGGCAAGATGCTCGCCGGGACGGCCCGGTTCCGGATGGTGCTCACGCACACGGAGGCCGGCCGCACGCGCTGA
- a CDS encoding ABC transporter permease, translated as MSTPTHALRDSMTMLRRNLKHARRYPAMTISVVAMPILMLLLFVYVLGGALGHGIGVPGATNGRAGYVNYVAPGIILMAATSGAVATAVSVCTDMTEGIINRFRTMAISRGSILTGHVVGSVIQTMISLTLVIGVALAVGFRPHATLLGWVAAIGLLALLAFGLTWLSAAMGLVAKTVESASNAPMPLTLLPFLGSAFVPPESMPVGIRWFAEYQPFTPINETLRGLLMGTPIGSSALAAAAWCVGLALAGYLWARAVFRRNATQR; from the coding sequence ATGAGCACCCCCACCCACGCGCTGCGCGACTCGATGACGATGCTGCGGCGCAACCTCAAGCACGCGCGGCGCTACCCCGCCATGACGATCTCGGTCGTCGCCATGCCAATCCTGATGTTGCTGCTCTTCGTCTACGTCCTCGGCGGGGCGCTCGGCCACGGCATCGGCGTACCGGGGGCGACCAACGGCCGTGCGGGGTACGTCAATTACGTCGCACCGGGGATCATCCTGATGGCCGCGACGTCCGGTGCCGTCGCCACCGCGGTGTCCGTGTGCACCGACATGACCGAGGGCATCATCAACCGCTTCCGCACCATGGCGATCTCCCGCGGCTCGATACTCACCGGGCATGTGGTCGGCAGCGTCATCCAGACCATGATCAGCCTCACCCTGGTCATCGGGGTCGCGCTGGCGGTCGGCTTCCGGCCGCACGCCACCCTCCTCGGCTGGGTCGCCGCGATCGGCCTGCTCGCCCTGCTCGCCTTCGGTCTCACCTGGCTGTCGGCCGCGATGGGTCTGGTCGCCAAGACCGTCGAATCGGCGAGCAACGCGCCGATGCCGCTCACCCTGCTGCCCTTCCTGGGCAGCGCGTTCGTCCCGCCGGAGTCGATGCCGGTCGGCATCCGCTGGTTCGCCGAGTACCAGCCCTTCACACCGATCAACGAGACCCTGCGGGGCCTGCTGATGGGGACACCGATCGGCAGCAGCGCACTGGCGGCCGCCGCCTGGTGCGTCGGCCTCGCCCTGGCCGGCTACCTCTGGGCCCGCGCGGTCTTCCGCCGCAACGCCACCCAGCGCTGA
- a CDS encoding DUF5685 family protein, translating to MFGIVRPCAHRLSRGLRTEWMAHLCGLCLALRADHGQFARVVTNYDGLIVSVLTDAQSGRADLQRRTAGPCPLRGMRTASVAQGEGARLAASVSLVLASAKIRDHVADGNGVLRRRPMAAAARRVAAGWDRAGARTGAMLGFDTAVLVDAVDRQAGIEQLAGPGTPLTAITEPTETATAAAFAHTAVLAGRPGNAAPLAEAGRLFGRLAHLLDAVEDRAADAAEGAWNPITATGAGLAEARRLCDDALHGIRLALRDVEFTDSTLVHVLLAHELRRSVDRAFGSSTCSHQGHGHGAPGPYDGQGGSPYGNTPYGDNPYGQGPYGNGAGNPYGNPYGNGGQQNPNPPQAPAGGRSVPPGGHGGGYGGGSGGPGGDGGWQSPHVPQGPKKPRGFWAGCALAIGLCCTCKACCASEFEGPWSGKKREGCVHVCDCCDCGNADCSGCCDCCNCCDGCDCCDCDCGC from the coding sequence ATGTTCGGAATCGTCAGGCCCTGCGCGCACCGACTGTCCCGAGGGCTGAGAACGGAGTGGATGGCCCATCTCTGCGGCCTCTGCCTGGCGTTGCGCGCCGACCACGGGCAATTCGCCCGGGTCGTCACCAATTACGACGGGTTGATCGTGTCGGTGCTCACCGACGCCCAGTCCGGTCGGGCGGACCTCCAGCGGCGCACCGCCGGTCCCTGCCCGTTGCGCGGCATGCGCACCGCCTCGGTCGCTCAGGGGGAGGGCGCGCGGCTCGCGGCGTCGGTCTCCCTCGTCCTCGCCTCGGCGAAGATCCGTGACCACGTCGCCGACGGGAACGGGGTGCTGCGCCGCCGTCCGATGGCCGCTGCGGCCCGCCGGGTCGCAGCGGGGTGGGACCGCGCCGGCGCGCGCACCGGCGCGATGCTCGGCTTCGACACCGCCGTCCTCGTCGACGCGGTCGACCGCCAAGCGGGTATCGAGCAGTTGGCCGGGCCCGGCACGCCGCTGACGGCGATCACCGAACCGACCGAGACCGCCACCGCCGCGGCCTTCGCGCACACCGCCGTATTGGCCGGGCGGCCCGGGAACGCCGCGCCGCTGGCCGAGGCCGGCCGGCTCTTCGGCCGGCTCGCCCACCTCCTCGACGCGGTGGAGGACCGGGCCGCGGACGCCGCCGAGGGCGCCTGGAACCCGATCACCGCCACCGGCGCCGGACTGGCCGAGGCCCGCCGCCTGTGTGACGACGCGCTGCACGGCATCCGACTCGCCCTGCGCGACGTGGAGTTCACCGACTCGACCCTGGTGCACGTGTTGCTGGCGCACGAGCTGCGGCGCTCGGTGGACCGCGCCTTCGGCAGCTCGACCTGCTCCCACCAGGGGCACGGGCACGGGGCGCCGGGCCCGTACGACGGCCAGGGCGGGAGTCCGTATGGCAACACTCCGTACGGCGACAACCCGTACGGTCAGGGCCCTTACGGGAACGGTGCCGGGAACCCGTACGGGAATCCTTACGGGAACGGGGGCCAGCAGAACCCGAACCCCCCGCAGGCGCCGGCCGGCGGGCGGTCCGTCCCGCCCGGTGGGCATGGCGGCGGTTACGGGGGCGGTTCGGGAGGCCCGGGCGGCGATGGGGGCTGGCAGTCGCCGCACGTTCCGCAGGGGCCGAAGAAGCCCCGGGGCTTCTGGGCCGGCTGCGCGCTCGCCATCGGACTGTGCTGTACCTGCAAGGCGTGCTGCGCCTCGGAGTTCGAGGGGCCCTGGTCGGGCAAGAAGCGCGAGGGCTGCGTCCACGTCTGCGACTGCTGTGACTGCGGCAACGCCGACTGCAGCGGTTGCTGCGACTGTTGCAACTGTTGTGACGGCTGCGATTGCTGCGACTGTGACTGCGGCTGCTGA
- a CDS encoding cytochrome P450 — protein sequence MQNDSSTPTPSSSLTPSSTPTTPTAVETTRPEPEPLAGLPVTRPKGCPFDPPAELAELRADQPLRRMRYPDGHVGWLATGYSVARAVAADPRFSSRYELMHTPFPGTEGLTLPPAPVGDLTGIDPPHHTRYRRILMGKFTVRRMRELTARMAKITTEHLDAMERRGPTVDLVTAFAHPLPALMICELLGVPYAERARFQRHVTALSDTEVTMEDRFAAWGALQEIIRELVLAKRARPTDDLLSDLTGSALTDEELSGVGVFLLAAGLDTTSNMIALGTFAVLSHPEQAAALRAEPDLADQAVEELMRYLTIAHTGVRAALEDVEVDGQLIRAGESVTVSLQAANRDPARFPDPDRLDLRRKATGQLSFGHGIHQCLGQQLARVEMRAAFPALLTRFPTLRLAVPPEEVPLRTDPTMHGVQSLPITWDAA from the coding sequence ATGCAGAACGATTCCTCCACACCCACCCCGTCCAGCTCACTCACACCCTCCTCAACTCCCACCACACCGACGGCCGTTGAGACCACGCGCCCCGAGCCGGAGCCGCTCGCCGGACTGCCGGTCACCCGCCCCAAGGGGTGCCCCTTCGACCCGCCGGCCGAACTGGCGGAGCTGCGCGCGGATCAACCGCTGCGCCGGATGCGTTACCCCGACGGCCACGTCGGCTGGCTGGCCACCGGCTACTCCGTCGCCCGCGCGGTCGCCGCCGACCCCCGCTTCAGCTCGCGCTACGAGCTGATGCACACACCCTTCCCCGGCACGGAGGGCCTCACCCTGCCACCGGCCCCGGTAGGTGACCTCACCGGCATCGACCCGCCCCACCACACCCGCTACCGGCGGATCCTCATGGGCAAGTTCACGGTCCGCCGGATGCGCGAACTGACCGCGCGCATGGCGAAGATCACCACCGAGCACCTCGACGCCATGGAGCGCCGGGGTCCGACGGTGGACCTGGTGACGGCGTTCGCCCACCCGCTCCCGGCGCTGATGATCTGCGAGTTGCTCGGCGTGCCCTACGCCGAGCGCGCCCGCTTCCAACGGCACGTCACCGCCTTGTCCGACACGGAGGTGACGATGGAGGACCGGTTCGCCGCCTGGGGCGCGCTCCAGGAGATCATCCGCGAGCTGGTGCTGGCCAAGCGCGCCCGACCCACCGACGACCTGCTCAGCGATCTGACCGGCAGCGCTCTCACCGACGAGGAACTCTCCGGCGTGGGCGTCTTCCTCCTGGCCGCGGGGCTGGACACCACCTCGAACATGATCGCGCTGGGCACGTTCGCCGTGTTGTCCCACCCGGAGCAGGCCGCCGCCCTGCGCGCCGAACCGGACCTCGCCGACCAGGCGGTGGAGGAGCTGATGCGGTACCTCACCATCGCCCACACCGGGGTGCGGGCGGCCTTGGAAGACGTCGAGGTGGACGGCCAGTTGATCAGGGCCGGGGAGTCGGTCACCGTCTCGCTCCAGGCCGCCAACCGCGACCCGGCCCGCTTCCCCGACCCCGACCGCCTCGACCTGCGCCGCAAGGCCACCGGCCAACTGTCCTTCGGCCACGGCATCCACCAGTGCCTGGGCCAACAACTGGCCCGCGTGGAGATGCGGGCGGCCTTCCCCGCGCTCCTCACCCGCTTCCCGACGCTGCGCCTGGCCGTCCCGCCGGAGGAGGTGCCGCTGCGCACGGACCCGACCATGCACGGGGTGCAGAGCCTCCCCATCACCTGGGACGCGGCATAG
- a CDS encoding glutamate decarboxylase, giving the protein MPLKRPHQHRDASRNLTVNPVFSRQPLHVPRYELPADGMEPDTAYQIVHDELMLDGNARLNLATFVSTWAEPQAQRLMAECAEKNMIDKDEYPQTAEIESRCVHMLADLWHAPDSHAAVGCSTTGSSEAAMLAGLALKRRWQQRRRAEGKSTERPNMVMGINVQICWEKFANYWEVEPRYVPMEGDRFIISPEEAVKLCDENTIGVVAVLGSTFDGAYEPVAELAAALDDFQERTGIDVPVHVDGASGAMIAPFLDPELVWDFRLPRVASINTSGHKYGLVMPGVGWALWRDADALPEDLIFHVNYLGGDMPTFALNFSRPGAQVIAQYYNFLRLGFEGYRAVQQTSRDVATRVAAEIAEMGPFTLLTDGSELPVFAFRVSDDITNFTVFDVSAALRERGWQVPAYTFPANRTDLAALRVVVRNGFGHDLGDLFLEDLRRVLPRLQAQQHPHRDADDASGFAHGAEPKQSVRPAIPEQTVRD; this is encoded by the coding sequence ATGCCACTGAAGCGCCCGCACCAGCACCGCGACGCCAGCCGCAATCTCACCGTCAACCCGGTCTTCAGCCGGCAGCCGCTCCACGTCCCCCGGTACGAGCTGCCGGCCGACGGCATGGAGCCGGACACCGCGTACCAGATCGTCCACGACGAGCTGATGTTGGACGGCAACGCCCGGCTGAACCTCGCCACGTTCGTCAGCACCTGGGCCGAGCCGCAGGCCCAGCGGCTGATGGCCGAGTGCGCCGAGAAGAACATGATCGACAAGGACGAGTACCCGCAGACCGCCGAGATCGAGTCGCGCTGCGTGCACATGCTCGCCGACCTGTGGCACGCCCCCGACTCCCATGCCGCGGTGGGCTGTTCCACCACCGGCTCCAGCGAGGCGGCGATGCTCGCCGGGCTGGCGCTCAAGCGCCGCTGGCAGCAGCGCCGGCGCGCCGAGGGCAAGTCCACCGAGCGCCCCAACATGGTCATGGGCATCAACGTCCAGATCTGCTGGGAGAAGTTCGCCAACTACTGGGAGGTCGAGCCGCGCTACGTCCCCATGGAGGGCGACCGCTTCATCATCTCCCCGGAGGAGGCCGTCAAGCTCTGCGACGAGAACACCATCGGCGTCGTCGCGGTCCTCGGCTCCACCTTCGACGGCGCCTACGAGCCGGTCGCCGAGCTCGCCGCGGCCCTCGACGACTTCCAGGAGCGGACCGGCATCGACGTGCCGGTGCACGTGGACGGCGCCTCCGGCGCGATGATCGCCCCGTTCCTCGACCCCGAGCTGGTCTGGGACTTCCGGCTCCCGCGGGTCGCCTCCATCAACACCTCCGGCCACAAGTACGGCCTGGTGATGCCCGGTGTCGGCTGGGCGCTGTGGCGGGACGCCGACGCCCTCCCCGAGGACCTGATCTTCCACGTCAACTACCTCGGCGGCGACATGCCGACCTTCGCGCTGAACTTCTCCCGGCCCGGCGCCCAAGTCATCGCCCAGTACTACAACTTCCTGCGCCTGGGCTTCGAGGGCTACCGCGCCGTCCAGCAGACCAGCCGGGACGTGGCCACCCGGGTCGCCGCCGAGATCGCCGAGATGGGCCCGTTCACCCTCCTCACCGACGGCAGCGAACTCCCCGTCTTCGCCTTCCGCGTCAGCGACGACATCACCAACTTCACCGTCTTCGACGTCTCCGCCGCCCTCCGGGAACGCGGCTGGCAGGTACCGGCCTACACCTTCCCCGCCAACCGCACCGACCTGGCCGCCCTGCGCGTCGTCGTCCGCAACGGCTTCGGGCACGACCTGGGCGACCTGTTCCTCGAAGACCTCCGCCGGGTCCTGCCGCGGCTCCAGGCCCAGCAGCACCCGCACCGCGACGCCGATGACGCGAGCGGCTTCGCCCACGGCGCGGAGCCCAAGCAGTCCGTCCGCCCGGCCATCCCGGAGCAGACGGTCCGCGACTGA
- a CDS encoding DUF4389 domain-containing protein produces MATMTTEYRPVRVEAELDEPLSRWLWAVKWLLLAPHHVLLTVLALGFLLATALALPVLLVTGRYPRVLFAFTTGALRWAWRVVFYSYGALATDRYPPFSLGAVPDYPARLHIDRPERLPRGPALLVSRLRALPQLVGLVLFGLAFRLVWWVGGLSALLALAAVVVLVLTSPAAVLLWTGHYPRRQFTTLIAFDRWVLQVLAYAFFLTDACPPLRPETTGRRAGRLRGRLRHRLHHRGPTPAVTAH; encoded by the coding sequence ATGGCGACGATGACGACGGAGTACCGTCCGGTCCGCGTGGAGGCGGAGTTGGACGAACCGCTGTCGCGCTGGCTCTGGGCGGTGAAATGGCTGCTCCTGGCGCCGCACCACGTCCTGCTGACCGTCTTGGCGCTCGGCTTCCTGCTCGCCACCGCCCTGGCGCTGCCGGTGCTGCTCGTCACCGGGCGCTACCCGCGGGTGCTGTTCGCCTTCACCACCGGCGCGCTCCGCTGGGCCTGGCGGGTGGTCTTCTACTCCTACGGGGCGCTGGCCACCGACCGCTACCCGCCCTTCAGCCTGGGGGCCGTGCCCGACTACCCGGCACGCCTCCATATCGACCGCCCGGAACGGCTGCCCCGTGGGCCGGCGCTCCTGGTGTCACGGCTGCGGGCGCTCCCGCAACTCGTCGGGCTGGTGCTCTTCGGCCTCGCGTTCCGGCTGGTGTGGTGGGTCGGCGGGCTGTCGGCCCTGCTGGCACTGGCCGCCGTGGTGGTCCTGGTCCTCACCTCGCCCGCCGCCGTGCTGCTGTGGACCGGGCACTACCCGCGGCGCCAGTTCACCACCCTGATCGCGTTCGACCGCTGGGTGCTCCAGGTCCTGGCCTACGCGTTCTTCCTGACCGACGCCTGCCCGCCGCTCCGGCCGGAGACCACCGGCCGCCGCGCCGGCCGGCTGCGGGGCCGCCTCCGGCACCGGCTGCACCACCGCGGACCCACCCCGGCGGTCACCGCCCACTGA